In one window of Poriferisphaera corsica DNA:
- a CDS encoding glycoside hydrolase family 2 protein, producing MTLLQPTTTHANEQLDTPWTADVDKNNPLPEYPRPQMRRSDWTNLNGQWDYAVKHHLDNKPTEWGGSITVPFPIESHLSGVKRHPTELEAIWYQRKINLHKPMDDQRILIHFGAIDWHAKIYVNDQYIGEHRGGFVPFSFDITHALNNTSAQTITIRVYDPTNSDSQARGKQIHKPHGIFYTSASGIWQTVWLEKVPQEYIQSIKIIPDLDNQSISVNVRTNKQNSKLKAILVTKYNNQSYTSALNTPFEIPANDCQLWSPESPNLYDFEVMLIDGNQTVDSISSYFALRKISFTKDKTGYNRLHLNNKPIFQFGPLDQGYWPDGIYTAPTDEALRYDIEVMKKMGFNMVRKHVKIESARWYYWADKLGIMVWQDFPNSGATGEANNHHAHQNTTDGKDVDFNAIEHTRFMEEWKAAIDAYYNHPSIVVWIPFNEGWGQHKTNDVIQWTMNYDPSRLTDAPSGWFDRGLGDMIDKHSYPDPGMFPALDHRVSVLGEFGGLLLNIKGHLWQGKTWGYKETKSQDDLLYQYEDLIQQLPPLIARGLAAAVYTQLTDVEIEANGLITYDRKVIKIDPQTLTQIHATLFKTPPAINQLLPTSDLTPQTWQYTTRLPKPSWMNPDYDDSLWQSSEGGFGTPETPNTNVGTKWNSQSIWLRKEFNLNTEDIQNAGSLRLKIYHDEDAEVYINGILAAEFKGFTTSYRTARLKREALDSLKPGLNIIAVTCQQTKGGQFIDVGLEQYQQ from the coding sequence ATGACGTTATTACAGCCAACAACGACGCACGCAAACGAACAATTGGATACCCCTTGGACGGCAGATGTCGACAAGAATAATCCTCTTCCAGAATACCCGCGACCACAGATGCGTCGCTCTGATTGGACAAATTTAAATGGCCAGTGGGATTATGCGGTCAAGCACCATTTAGATAACAAACCTACCGAATGGGGAGGAAGCATCACTGTACCTTTCCCCATCGAATCGCATCTTTCTGGCGTTAAACGTCATCCCACAGAACTCGAAGCGATTTGGTATCAGCGTAAGATCAATCTTCACAAGCCGATGGATGATCAGCGTATTCTCATTCATTTCGGCGCAATTGATTGGCATGCAAAGATCTATGTAAACGATCAATACATCGGCGAGCATCGCGGCGGCTTCGTCCCATTCTCTTTCGACATCACACACGCACTCAATAACACTTCCGCACAAACCATCACCATCCGCGTTTATGACCCGACTAACTCCGATTCACAAGCACGTGGCAAGCAGATCCATAAACCCCACGGTATTTTCTACACCAGTGCCTCAGGAATTTGGCAAACAGTTTGGCTTGAAAAAGTACCCCAAGAGTATATCCAATCCATAAAAATTATCCCTGACCTTGATAATCAATCCATTAGTGTCAATGTCAGAACCAACAAACAAAATTCTAAACTCAAAGCCATACTTGTCACAAAGTACAACAATCAATCTTACACGAGTGCCCTTAACACTCCCTTTGAAATCCCCGCGAATGATTGTCAGCTTTGGTCTCCTGAATCCCCTAATCTTTACGATTTTGAAGTCATGCTGATTGATGGCAATCAAACGGTCGACTCTATCAGCAGCTATTTTGCGCTCCGCAAAATCTCTTTTACAAAAGATAAGACCGGCTACAACCGTCTGCATCTCAATAATAAACCCATCTTCCAGTTCGGCCCTTTAGATCAAGGTTATTGGCCAGATGGTATCTACACCGCTCCTACCGACGAGGCGCTCCGTTATGACATAGAAGTCATGAAAAAGATGGGCTTCAATATGGTACGCAAGCACGTCAAGATCGAATCCGCACGCTGGTATTACTGGGCAGACAAGCTTGGCATCATGGTTTGGCAAGACTTCCCCAACAGTGGCGCTACAGGCGAAGCGAACAATCATCATGCCCATCAAAACACAACCGATGGTAAAGACGTTGACTTCAATGCCATCGAACACACACGTTTTATGGAGGAGTGGAAAGCCGCCATTGATGCGTACTATAACCACCCCTCAATCGTCGTCTGGATTCCCTTTAATGAGGGTTGGGGCCAGCATAAAACCAACGACGTTATTCAATGGACAATGAACTACGATCCTTCACGTCTCACCGACGCGCCATCCGGCTGGTTTGATCGTGGGCTTGGCGACATGATCGATAAACACAGCTATCCAGACCCAGGCATGTTCCCCGCATTAGACCACCGCGTATCTGTCCTCGGCGAGTTCGGCGGCCTCTTGCTAAATATCAAAGGTCATCTCTGGCAAGGCAAAACCTGGGGCTACAAAGAAACAAAATCACAAGATGACCTTCTCTATCAGTACGAAGACCTTATTCAACAACTACCACCCTTGATCGCTCGCGGCCTCGCCGCCGCCGTCTACACGCAACTCACCGATGTCGAAATCGAAGCCAACGGCCTCATAACCTATGACCGTAAAGTCATCAAAATCGACCCGCAAACACTCACGCAAATACACGCCACTCTTTTCAAGACCCCTCCTGCCATCAATCAACTCTTGCCTACATCCGACCTCACACCACAAACTTGGCAATATACAACCCGTCTTCCAAAACCCTCATGGATGAATCCCGACTACGATGATTCATTATGGCAAAGCAGCGAAGGCGGCTTCGGCACACCCGAAACGCCAAACACTAATGTCGGCACCAAATGGAATTCCCAGTCAATTTGGCTTCGTAAGGAATTCAATCTCAACACTGAAGATATACAAAACGCGGGCTCACTTCGGCTCAAGATCTATCACGATGAGGATGCCGAGGTCTATATCAATGGCATACTCGCCGCTGAATTCAAAGGCTTCACAACAAGCTACCGAACCGCCAGATTAAAACGTGAAGCCCTCGATTCACTCAAGCCCGGCCTGAATATCATCGCTGTCACATGTCAGCAAACCAAAGGTGGTCAATTCATTGATGTCGGCCTTGAACAATACCAGCAATAA
- a CDS encoding sialate O-acetylesterase, with amino-acid sequence MKIHWMYRYILLFSVILLTIPNATALDLPAAFTDHAVLQHGVSVPVWGWTDNNAQVEVTFQGHTITTTANADGEWQLKLPPLKPSKTPANMSIRSGSESTTVKDILVGEVWLCSGQSNMEWILERSLSFDNVKQNPNTLIRMITVPRKTSSVRLKSAKTKWQTASSNTVGRWSAVGYHFAEKLQQELDMPVGMLSISWGGTLIEPWIPIEGYQRTPEVEDIYNKIKLSSPSTSEYETAAKKYVNKVEDWIQKSNDQIDKQKPISSAPAFPKSLKPLDSNRSPTALYNGMINPFVPYAIKGVIWYQGESNHTQDANKIGPARWGYLHKTKALLAGWRYLWDNPTLPYYFVQIAPYNYKNNAPDVLPQFWESQAEIEKQLPNTGMVVVNDIGNISDIHPRNKLDVGHRLANLALHETYGKTEIVARGPQLRDMIVSGNQLRLNFNNAADGLDTRDGKSPSHFEIAGTKTSWRKAKAKIESKDTIILSAKDINQPVAVRYAWDMLAEPNLINSVGLPTGAFRHGELPDYSKVEKNIPDRDQYTVVYEADLNKAKKKIVYDINNTNDIQGFDRIAYMLELNGDQGYQWVFVSMDAFTDDIQKIAVPTADSKAVFQQQLDNLNVYSNNNSLKNGNHKNGNIEFWATNYKPNKQSGVASASDEAFDHSDTNSKDGDYGSMQIHIANPAETVFALNHWVEGSKTLDIGIGSQSSGNADWTFAKNGGRYKLKKLTVLVRKADPDVMAAIEAKRLKKQAIAAEQKRKESKKLKSKLIRSIPEIRNYTAVYTTNLNNAGPAISYDLNISDQIESFDRIAYYLELDDGSKSRWIYVSLDAFTDDVQKIGIPTLQSPFVFQTTAKNLSVLTNHPNVTAGKYPTGHIEFWPYNYGPNNQLNIPNASQQIYDHGDANKNTGDYGSMQIHLLNPASTLFAINNWYDGARKMDIGIGNSTGKSRDWTFAKNGSQYRMKTLTILVRESN; translated from the coding sequence GTGAAAATCCATTGGATGTATCGTTACATACTCCTGTTCTCTGTGATTCTGCTTACAATCCCAAACGCCACCGCACTTGATTTGCCCGCCGCATTCACTGATCACGCCGTTCTTCAGCACGGTGTTTCTGTTCCTGTTTGGGGTTGGACTGACAATAATGCCCAAGTCGAAGTCACCTTCCAAGGACACACCATCACCACCACAGCCAACGCTGATGGTGAATGGCAACTCAAGCTTCCTCCTCTAAAACCCAGCAAAACGCCCGCGAATATGTCCATCCGTAGCGGCTCAGAATCAACTACTGTCAAAGACATACTTGTCGGTGAAGTGTGGCTATGTTCCGGCCAGTCCAACATGGAATGGATCCTTGAACGTTCTCTGTCCTTTGATAACGTCAAGCAAAATCCGAACACGCTTATACGCATGATCACTGTCCCTCGCAAAACATCTTCAGTCAGATTGAAGTCCGCCAAGACCAAATGGCAAACCGCTTCAAGCAACACCGTCGGCCGGTGGTCTGCGGTGGGCTATCACTTCGCAGAAAAGCTTCAGCAGGAACTCGATATGCCCGTCGGTATGCTCTCCATCTCCTGGGGCGGCACCCTCATCGAGCCATGGATCCCAATCGAAGGCTATCAAAGAACACCCGAAGTTGAAGATATTTACAATAAGATCAAATTAAGCAGTCCTTCAACCAGTGAATACGAAACCGCAGCAAAGAAATATGTCAACAAGGTTGAAGACTGGATTCAAAAGTCTAATGATCAGATAGATAAACAAAAACCGATTAGCAGCGCACCAGCTTTCCCAAAGTCACTCAAGCCGCTCGATTCGAATCGCAGCCCAACCGCGCTTTACAATGGCATGATTAATCCTTTTGTTCCTTACGCCATCAAAGGTGTCATCTGGTATCAGGGTGAATCCAATCACACGCAAGATGCCAACAAAATCGGCCCCGCCCGTTGGGGTTATCTCCACAAAACCAAAGCGCTACTCGCAGGTTGGCGATATCTCTGGGACAACCCCACGCTTCCCTATTATTTCGTGCAGATTGCGCCATACAACTACAAAAACAATGCCCCAGATGTACTCCCACAATTTTGGGAATCACAAGCCGAGATCGAAAAGCAACTCCCCAACACCGGCATGGTTGTCGTCAACGACATCGGCAATATCTCCGATATTCATCCTCGCAATAAGCTCGATGTGGGTCACCGCCTCGCCAATCTTGCCCTTCATGAGACCTATGGCAAAACCGAAATCGTTGCTCGCGGCCCGCAGCTCCGCGATATGATCGTCAGCGGTAACCAACTCCGTCTTAACTTCAACAACGCCGCCGACGGGCTTGACACACGTGACGGGAAATCGCCAAGTCACTTCGAAATTGCAGGCACCAAAACTTCATGGCGTAAAGCTAAAGCAAAAATTGAATCAAAAGATACCATCATTCTCTCCGCTAAAGACATCAATCAGCCTGTTGCTGTTCGGTATGCATGGGATATGCTCGCCGAGCCCAATCTCATCAATTCAGTCGGCTTGCCCACAGGTGCGTTCCGGCATGGCGAACTACCCGACTACTCCAAGGTCGAAAAGAATATTCCTGATCGCGATCAATACACCGTCGTTTATGAAGCTGATCTCAATAAAGCCAAAAAGAAAATTGTTTATGACATCAACAATACAAACGATATTCAAGGCTTCGATCGTATCGCATACATGCTTGAGCTAAATGGTGACCAAGGCTATCAATGGGTCTTCGTTTCCATGGATGCATTTACCGACGACATTCAAAAAATTGCCGTCCCGACCGCCGATTCTAAAGCAGTTTTTCAGCAACAACTCGACAACCTCAATGTCTATTCAAATAACAATAGCCTGAAAAACGGCAATCATAAAAACGGGAATATCGAATTCTGGGCGACCAACTACAAGCCTAACAAGCAAAGCGGTGTTGCCTCAGCATCCGACGAAGCCTTCGATCACAGCGATACCAATAGCAAGGATGGTGATTATGGCAGCATGCAAATTCATATCGCAAACCCAGCCGAAACTGTTTTTGCACTCAACCACTGGGTTGAAGGCTCAAAAACGTTAGACATTGGTATCGGTTCTCAGTCTTCCGGAAACGCCGACTGGACCTTCGCGAAAAACGGCGGCCGCTATAAACTAAAAAAATTAACCGTGCTTGTTCGTAAGGCCGATCCCGACGTCATGGCTGCAATTGAAGCCAAGCGACTTAAAAAACAAGCAATTGCTGCAGAGCAAAAACGCAAAGAATCCAAAAAGCTTAAATCAAAACTCATTCGATCCATCCCTGAAATTCGAAATTACACAGCCGTTTACACCACAAATCTCAATAACGCTGGCCCCGCAATCTCATATGATCTGAATATATCGGATCAAATCGAATCTTTTGATCGTATCGCCTATTACCTCGAACTCGACGACGGCTCCAAATCGCGATGGATCTACGTCTCTCTTGACGCGTTCACCGATGATGTCCAAAAAATCGGTATACCTACACTTCAATCCCCGTTCGTCTTTCAGACAACAGCAAAAAATCTTAGCGTCCTTACCAATCACCCCAATGTCACAGCCGGCAAATATCCAACCGGCCATATCGAGTTTTGGCCTTATAATTACGGCCCCAATAATCAACTCAACATTCCAAACGCGTCACAACAAATCTACGATCACGGAGACGCCAACAAAAATACAGGCGATTACGGCAGCATGCAGATCCATCTCCTGAACCCCGCCTCAACCCTATTCGCCATCAACAACTGGTATGACGGTGCCCGCAAAATGGATATCGGTATCGGCAATTCAACCGGCAAATCTCGTGACTGGACGTTCGCGAAAAACGGTAGTCAATACCGTATGAAAACACTCACAATCCTGGTTCGTGAATCTAATTAG